Proteins encoded within one genomic window of bacterium:
- a CDS encoding creatininase family protein, whose amino-acid sequence MDKYLLEEMTWKEAQKKFKETDIAILPVGSLEQHGPHLPLSTDAFDACWLSKKAVERIAGSKPIILPPINYGISYHHMAFTGTISISPETLISIVYDIGVSLVTHGIKKLLIINGHGGNTPALECAAQKLNYEKGLMVFIDSGEIASKEHKEIVKTKNDVHSGEYETSTSLANREKLVKRDKLTKNIPKFASPYLAFSNGNQVTWVFETHKLSKSGVIGDATLASKSKGKKLWTAHIKNIVEFIEHLKNI is encoded by the coding sequence ATGGATAAATACTTATTAGAAGAAATGACATGGAAGGAGGCACAAAAGAAGTTTAAGGAGACAGATATTGCTATATTACCAGTTGGAAGCCTTGAACAGCACGGGCCACATTTACCATTGTCTACTGATGCATTTGATGCTTGCTGGCTATCAAAAAAGGCGGTTGAAAGAATTGCTGGCTCAAAACCTATCATCCTACCTCCAATAAATTATGGCATCTCTTACCATCATATGGCTTTCACAGGCACTATATCTATTTCACCAGAAACTCTAATATCAATAGTTTATGACATTGGAGTTTCACTTGTTACTCATGGGATCAAAAAATTGCTTATCATAAATGGACATGGTGGGAATACACCTGCACTTGAGTGCGCTGCTCAAAAATTGAATTATGAGAAAGGACTTATGGTATTCATTGACTCAGGCGAAATAGCTTCAAAGGAGCATAAAGAGATTGTTAAGACTAAAAACGATGTCCACTCCGGTGAATATGAGACATCAACTTCATTAGCTAATCGTGAAAAGCTTGTAAAAAGAGATAAATTAACAAAGAATATACCAAAATTTGCATCCCCATATCTTGCATTTTCAAACGGAAACCAAGTTACATGGGTATTTGAGACTCATAAACTATCCAAATCCGGAGTCATTGGTGATGCCACATTGGCTTCAAAATCTAAAGGTAAAAAGTTATGGACAGCTCATATAAAAAACATTGTAGAATTTATAGAACATTTAAAAAATATATAA
- the map gene encoding type I methionyl aminopeptidase, giving the protein MITLKSTREIKLMREVGKIVGDLLKEIESMIAPGITTLKLDKFAEKFIKERGGIPAFKGYIPAFKRYYPYTLCTSVNESVVHEMPSHRILNEGDIVSVDVGVFYNGYYGDAACTFSVGKIDDEKKLLLKVTQEALYKGIDKARDGNRLSDISNAIQTWVELHNFSVVRDFTGHGIGSSLHEEPTVLHFGPPHRGPRLVKGMTLAIEPMVNAGTWKVKVLHDGWRAVTQDSKPSAHFEHTVAITDSDTKILTLPSV; this is encoded by the coding sequence ATGATTACTTTAAAATCTACAAGAGAAATTAAGTTGATGCGTGAAGTTGGTAAAATTGTAGGTGACTTGTTAAAAGAAATTGAAAGTATGATTGCACCTGGAATAACTACACTCAAGCTTGATAAGTTTGCCGAGAAGTTTATAAAAGAGCGTGGTGGCATACCTGCTTTCAAGGGTTATATTCCAGCTTTCAAAAGATATTACCCATATACACTTTGTACATCTGTAAATGAGTCAGTTGTCCATGAGATGCCTTCCCATCGCATACTTAATGAAGGCGATATTGTCTCAGTTGATGTAGGTGTATTTTATAATGGATATTATGGAGATGCAGCTTGCACTTTTTCGGTTGGCAAAATAGATGATGAGAAAAAGCTTCTGTTAAAAGTGACTCAAGAAGCTCTTTATAAGGGGATTGATAAAGCAAGAGATGGTAACAGGCTATCAGATATATCAAACGCAATCCAAACGTGGGTTGAGTTGCATAACTTCTCCGTAGTACGCGATTTTACAGGCCATGGAATAGGAAGTTCACTTCACGAAGAACCGACTGTGTTGCACTTTGGTCCACCACACCGTGGTCCAAGACTCGTGAAAGGGATGACACTTGCAATTGAGCCAATGGTGAATGCTGGGACATGGAAAGTAAAAGTTTTACACGATGGCTGGAGAGCTGTAACACAAGACAGTAAACCATCTGCTCATTTTGAGCATACAGTTGCAATAACAGATTCTGATACAAAGATTCTGACCCTTCCAAGTGTATGA
- the murJ gene encoding murein biosynthesis integral membrane protein MurJ: MIQNKIVKGALGFGIGTGISRILGLVREIVFAYIFGASWVMDAFRVAFRIPNLLRDLLAEGTLTPAFLPMFSDYHTHEGREIASRFVSLVFGAMLIITGGITVIGIFFAPLWVKLISFGFTKYPDKFWLTVDLTRIMFPFLIFITISALVMGILNFFNHFFTTGIASGWFDIAVIALGLLFATKLGATSIAIGALIGGALQLAYQLPLLKKEKYLCMPKFKFNQDVKKVLLLMTPISIGYGASKINVVVNTLIASFLEHGAISWLEYAFRLMFVSVGVIGVALSNALLPFAARELSVDNREEFKRTVYTSVLYGLLLAIPVSIILWIVAQPVCKIIYQHGSFLASDTITTAQALKFYCVGITGLILARILATGFYALKETKTPMNVSFITVAVNAVCALTLVRVLDFKGIALAASISNLVNAGILGSLLKERMRKI, from the coding sequence ATGATTCAAAACAAAATTGTAAAAGGGGCATTGGGATTTGGGATTGGGACAGGTATCTCACGAATACTTGGTCTTGTACGAGAGATAGTATTTGCATACATTTTTGGGGCAAGCTGGGTGATGGATGCATTTAGGGTTGCGTTTAGAATTCCTAACTTGTTAAGAGACCTACTCGCAGAGGGAACACTGACACCTGCTTTTTTACCAATGTTTTCAGACTACCATACACATGAAGGGAGGGAGATTGCAAGTAGATTTGTAAGTCTTGTGTTTGGGGCAATGCTTATAATTACAGGTGGAATAACAGTGATTGGAATATTCTTTGCCCCTTTGTGGGTTAAACTTATATCATTTGGTTTTACTAAGTATCCTGATAAATTCTGGCTCACTGTTGACTTAACTCGTATTATGTTTCCTTTTCTTATATTTATTACTATAAGTGCGCTTGTTATGGGAATCTTGAACTTCTTTAACCATTTTTTTACTACTGGTATAGCATCAGGCTGGTTTGATATTGCAGTTATTGCACTTGGACTGTTATTTGCTACTAAATTAGGAGCTACATCAATTGCAATTGGTGCTCTTATTGGTGGAGCACTACAGCTTGCTTATCAATTGCCACTACTTAAAAAAGAGAAGTATTTATGCATGCCTAAATTTAAATTTAATCAAGATGTTAAAAAGGTACTACTTTTAATGACTCCAATTTCAATTGGGTACGGAGCTTCAAAAATAAATGTAGTAGTCAATACGCTTATTGCATCATTCCTTGAACATGGTGCAATATCGTGGCTTGAGTATGCATTTAGGCTTATGTTTGTATCAGTCGGCGTTATTGGAGTAGCACTCTCTAATGCATTACTCCCTTTTGCAGCAAGAGAGCTTTCAGTTGATAATCGTGAAGAGTTTAAACGGACAGTGTATACTTCAGTATTATATGGATTATTGCTTGCTATCCCAGTATCTATTATATTATGGATAGTTGCTCAACCTGTGTGTAAAATTATCTATCAGCATGGAAGTTTTTTAGCCTCTGACACTATTACAACAGCACAAGCACTTAAATTTTATTGTGTTGGAATAACTGGACTTATTTTAGCAAGAATTTTGGCAACCGGGTTTTATGCATTGAAAGAAACCAAAACACCAATGAATGTAAGCTTCATTACAGTAGCAGTAAATGCAGTATGTGCACTCACACTTGTGAGAGTTCTTGATTTTAAAGGAATTGCACTCGCCGCCTCAATATCTAACCTTGTAAATGCAGGCATCTTAGGATCATTATTAAAGGAAAGAATGCGTAAAATTTGA
- a CDS encoding FlgD immunoglobulin-like domain containing protein translates to MLQIFPNPFGFQISIYYQVLTPSVVSLKIYNITGQTVRALIDKEKKSTGYFATVWDGKNRDGNSMPTGIYFCSLEIDGFKEIRKAIILR, encoded by the coding sequence TTGCTTCAGATCTTTCCTAATCCATTTGGTTTTCAAATTAGTATTTATTATCAAGTGCTTACACCGAGTGTGGTGTCTTTAAAGATTTATAATATCACTGGTCAAACAGTGAGAGCGCTAATCGACAAAGAAAAGAAGAGCACTGGCTATTTTGCAACAGTTTGGGATGGAAAAAACAGGGACGGAAATAGCATGCCGACTGGTATATATTTCTGTAGTTTAGAGATAGATGGTTTTAAAGAGATAAGAAAAGCGATCATTTTGAGGTAA